The following are encoded in a window of Methylocystis rosea genomic DNA:
- a CDS encoding SIMPL domain-containing protein, whose protein sequence is MIRLLFALSLGVMLFTAAGNADTLKDGVPNLSVIGEAYEDVVPDLAILRFGVVTERPLAADAAAENARAVEAVLAELKKLGVPDVEVQTQGVTLAPIAVEERDPKTGKPKTSQKFFRARNDLRVRVTRIEQAGQIASGLIDKGVNSFEGIDFEIAHPRQRLDALRREAVKDAERQAKIYAEAAGLRLSRVIEIRPLEESDARPRAFAAKAAGTPGASEIPLRPGLERLSARVNMVWGLSR, encoded by the coding sequence ATGATTCGTTTGCTCTTCGCACTTTCGCTCGGCGTGATGCTCTTCACGGCCGCGGGGAACGCCGACACGCTGAAGGACGGCGTTCCAAATCTCTCAGTCATTGGCGAGGCTTACGAGGACGTCGTCCCCGACCTGGCGATCCTGCGGTTCGGCGTCGTCACCGAACGGCCGCTGGCCGCCGACGCTGCGGCGGAAAATGCGCGCGCGGTCGAAGCTGTTCTCGCCGAGCTCAAAAAATTAGGCGTTCCCGACGTTGAAGTGCAGACGCAGGGCGTAACGCTCGCGCCCATCGCCGTCGAAGAGCGAGACCCCAAGACAGGCAAACCCAAGACATCGCAAAAGTTTTTCCGCGCACGAAACGATTTGCGCGTGCGGGTGACTCGAATCGAACAGGCCGGCCAAATCGCGAGCGGTCTGATCGACAAGGGCGTTAACAGCTTCGAAGGCATCGATTTCGAAATCGCGCATCCCAGGCAGCGGCTTGATGCGTTGCGGCGCGAAGCGGTCAAGGACGCCGAGCGGCAGGCGAAGATCTATGCGGAGGCGGCCGGACTGCGGCTGTCCCGCGTGATCGAAATCCGTCCGCTCGAGGAGAGCGACGCGCGCCCGCGCGCTTTTGCGGCGAAGGCCGCCGGGACTCCCGGAGCCTCCGAGATTCCTTTGCGTCCAGGCCTGGAGCGTCTCTCGGCGCGCGTGAATATGGTCTGGGGGCTTTCGCGCTAG
- a CDS encoding sensor histidine kinase has product MSAPNDREGEKVESKPGDAGDPSRGLRQRIRQQEILAELGVTALQGASFDQLLTDTVRLTAQGLDADFCKVLELLPSENQFLVRAGVGWSRGVVGVAKVGADLDSPAGYALRSGQPVISNHLEKETRFRTPELLRQHGVRRAMNVILQGDGKPYGVLEVDSRSPADFREQDIAFLQGAANLLGMAIEREREERKLRAALARNEALLKEMNHRVKNSLSIVSSMLRLQANDAGDEQVSELLNEASHRVEAIAKAHDQLSRGSDVDCMDVGKYIEALCHDLDESVAQCDVRTEIEEGIVIATDRAVSTALIVNEFIANAAKYAYESQSGIISVKVARQGAENFTVSVRDEGAGMPDDLDPRNQGLGMRIIASFTRQLGATIEMKKHDPGAEFVVAIPLQAPA; this is encoded by the coding sequence ATGAGCGCACCCAACGATCGCGAGGGCGAAAAGGTTGAGTCGAAGCCCGGCGACGCCGGCGATCCGTCGCGCGGACTGCGGCAGCGCATTCGGCAGCAGGAGATACTGGCGGAACTCGGCGTCACCGCCCTCCAAGGCGCTTCGTTCGATCAGCTGCTGACCGACACCGTGCGACTGACGGCGCAAGGACTGGATGCGGACTTCTGCAAAGTGCTGGAGCTGCTTCCGTCCGAGAACCAGTTTCTGGTGCGCGCCGGCGTCGGCTGGAGTCGCGGCGTGGTGGGCGTCGCGAAAGTCGGCGCTGATCTCGACTCGCCCGCTGGATACGCCTTACGCAGCGGCCAACCGGTCATCTCTAATCACCTCGAAAAGGAGACGCGGTTCAGGACTCCCGAATTGCTGCGTCAGCATGGCGTTCGCCGGGCGATGAACGTCATCCTGCAGGGCGACGGAAAGCCCTATGGCGTTCTCGAAGTCGACAGCCGCTCGCCGGCCGATTTCAGGGAGCAGGACATCGCTTTTCTGCAGGGCGCGGCGAATCTTCTTGGCATGGCGATCGAACGCGAGCGGGAAGAGCGCAAGCTAAGAGCGGCGCTCGCGCGCAACGAAGCGCTGCTCAAAGAAATGAATCACCGCGTGAAGAACAGCCTTTCCATCGTCAGCAGCATGCTCCGCCTGCAAGCCAACGACGCAGGCGATGAGCAGGTGTCCGAACTTCTCAACGAAGCCTCTCACCGCGTGGAAGCTATCGCAAAGGCGCATGACCAGCTGTCTCGCGGCTCGGACGTCGATTGCATGGACGTTGGCAAATACATTGAAGCGCTGTGTCACGATTTGGATGAAAGCGTCGCGCAATGCGACGTGCGCACCGAGATCGAGGAAGGAATCGTCATCGCAACCGACCGGGCGGTTTCGACCGCGCTGATCGTCAACGAGTTCATCGCCAATGCGGCGAAATACGCTTACGAGAGCCAGTCGGGAATTATTTCGGTGAAGGTCGCGCGCCAGGGCGCTGAGAATTTCACTGTTTCCGTGCGCGACGAAGGCGCTGGAATGCCCGATGACCTCGACCCTCGCAATCAGGGGCTCGGCATGCGGATCATTGCGTCATTTACGCGGCAACTCGGTGCAACGATCGAAATGAAAAAGCACGATCCTGGCGCCGAGTTCGTCGTCGCAATCCCTCTGCAAGCGCCCGCCTGA
- the mtnA gene encoding S-methyl-5-thioribose-1-phosphate isomerase yields MRINSRDYRTIWLDSDGRRVHVIDQTVLPHRLETKTLASCEDAAAAISTMTVRGAPLIGVTGAYGMALAAWRDPSDAAVASAYAALLATRPTAVNLRWALDRLRALLLAAPVSVRADLAYAEAAKIAEEDVAFCQAIGSAGAELIHKARRGDSPVNILTHCNAGWLATVDWGTALAPIYTAARQGAAIHVWVDETRPRNQGASLTAFELLGEAIPHTVVADNAGGHLMQHGLVDVVIVGSDRTTRAGDVCNKIGTYLKALAAHDNGVPFYVALPSSTVDWRIADGVRDIPIEERAAREVTHISGRGADGATFEVQLTPDGSAARNFSFDVTPSRFVTGLITERGVCAATEQGLKGLFPDLGGELSSF; encoded by the coding sequence ATGAGAATTAACAGTCGCGACTACAGAACGATCTGGCTCGATTCGGACGGGCGGCGCGTTCACGTCATCGATCAAACCGTACTCCCGCATCGCTTAGAGACGAAAACGCTCGCGAGTTGCGAAGACGCCGCTGCAGCGATCAGCACGATGACGGTGCGCGGCGCGCCGCTGATCGGCGTGACCGGCGCTTACGGCATGGCGCTCGCCGCCTGGCGCGATCCCAGCGACGCCGCGGTCGCCAGCGCCTATGCCGCCCTCCTCGCCACCCGGCCGACAGCCGTCAATCTGCGCTGGGCGCTCGATCGGCTGCGCGCGCTGCTCCTCGCGGCGCCGGTCTCGGTCCGCGCCGACCTTGCCTACGCGGAGGCCGCCAAGATCGCGGAAGAAGACGTGGCTTTTTGCCAAGCCATCGGCAGCGCCGGCGCCGAACTCATTCATAAAGCGCGCCGCGGCGACAGCCCCGTCAACATCCTCACCCATTGCAACGCCGGCTGGCTCGCCACCGTCGATTGGGGCACCGCTTTGGCGCCGATCTACACGGCGGCGCGGCAAGGCGCGGCGATACATGTGTGGGTCGACGAGACGCGCCCACGCAACCAGGGGGCGAGCCTCACGGCCTTCGAACTGCTGGGCGAAGCGATCCCGCACACCGTCGTCGCCGATAACGCCGGCGGCCATCTGATGCAGCATGGTCTTGTCGATGTCGTCATCGTCGGCAGCGACCGTACGACGCGCGCCGGCGACGTGTGCAACAAGATCGGCACCTATCTCAAGGCGCTCGCGGCGCATGACAATGGCGTGCCGTTCTATGTCGCCCTGCCGTCCTCGACCGTCGACTGGCGCATCGCCGACGGCGTCCGCGACATACCGATCGAAGAGCGCGCCGCGCGCGAAGTCACCCATATCAGCGGCCGAGGCGCCGACGGCGCGACGTTCGAGGTTCAGCTCACGCCCGACGGATCTGCGGCGCGTAATTTCAGCTTCGACGTGACGCCGTCGCGCTTCGTCACGGGCCTGATCACCGAGCGCGGCGTCTGCGCCGCAACGGAGCAAGGGCTAAAGGGATTGTTTCCGGACCTTGGCGGTGAGCTAAGTTCTTTCTAA
- a CDS encoding GNAT family N-acetyltransferase, which translates to MAQEFSAQEFSVRYAESLDSVEAEAWDACANPPDLPDAVGERYNPFVSHAFLRALEVSKSVGARAGWAPAHALVEDSLGRLVACAPAYIKTHSLGEYVFDQSWAQAYELAGGRYYPKIQVAAPFTPVTGRRLLIARDAPDGAREALIAALQGLRKASGASSIHVTFCTEEECVALSGAGFIYRAGEQFHFVNDGYVDFEDFLARLTARKRKAIKRERREALGDGITIDLLTGSDIRPAHWDSFFEFYMDTGARKWGRPYLTRAFFDEIGARMADRILLVMARRGARHIAGAINFLGDDAIYGRNWGALEALPFLHFEVCYYQAIEFAVRRGYKRVEAGAQGEHKISRGYGPVITHSAHYLADPRLAEAVSDYLARERAAVAEWAAEHAAELPYKSENGD; encoded by the coding sequence ATGGCGCAAGAATTTTCGGCGCAAGAATTTTCGGTTCGATACGCCGAATCGCTCGACTCCGTCGAGGCTGAGGCTTGGGACGCGTGCGCCAATCCGCCCGACCTGCCGGATGCGGTCGGCGAGCGATATAATCCTTTTGTTTCGCATGCGTTCCTGCGCGCGCTTGAAGTCTCGAAGTCGGTCGGCGCGCGCGCCGGCTGGGCGCCGGCTCATGCGCTCGTCGAAGATTCGCTGGGGCGTCTTGTCGCCTGCGCGCCGGCCTATATCAAAACGCATAGCCTCGGCGAATATGTGTTCGATCAAAGCTGGGCGCAGGCCTATGAGCTTGCCGGAGGGCGCTACTATCCGAAGATTCAGGTGGCTGCCCCTTTCACGCCTGTGACCGGGCGTCGGCTGCTGATCGCGCGTGATGCGCCCGACGGCGCGCGCGAGGCGCTGATCGCCGCGTTGCAGGGACTGCGCAAGGCGAGCGGCGCGTCCTCCATTCACGTCACGTTCTGCACGGAGGAGGAATGCGTTGCGCTGAGCGGCGCCGGATTCATTTACCGCGCCGGAGAACAGTTCCACTTCGTCAATGACGGCTATGTGGACTTCGAGGATTTTCTGGCGCGGCTCACGGCGCGCAAGCGCAAGGCGATCAAGCGCGAGCGACGCGAAGCGCTCGGCGACGGCATCACAATCGATCTGCTCACGGGAAGCGACATTCGTCCGGCGCATTGGGATTCGTTTTTCGAGTTCTACATGGACACGGGCGCGCGCAAATGGGGCCGGCCCTATCTGACTCGCGCGTTCTTTGACGAGATCGGCGCGCGCATGGCGGATCGCATCCTGCTGGTGATGGCGCGTCGCGGCGCGCGGCATATCGCCGGGGCCATCAATTTTCTGGGCGACGACGCCATCTACGGCCGCAATTGGGGCGCGCTGGAGGCGCTGCCGTTTCTCCACTTCGAGGTCTGCTACTATCAGGCGATCGAATTCGCAGTCCGCCGCGGCTACAAGCGCGTCGAGGCCGGCGCGCAGGGCGAGCATAAAATCTCCCGCGGCTATGGGCCGGTGATCACCCATTCGGCCCATTACCTGGCCGACCCACGCCTCGCCGAGGCGGTCTCGGACTATCTGGCGCGCGAGCGCGCAGCGGTGGCGGAATGGGCCGCCGAACATGCGGCCGAGCTTCCCTACAAGAGCGAAAACGGCGACTGA
- a CDS encoding glutathione S-transferase family protein, with protein sequence MPTLYHHPLCPHSRFVRLVLSEYGIDATLIEERVSDRRPEFLALDPAGRTPVFIDDNGLVAPGANLIAEYIDETYGAERGAQRLLPQEMAERIETRRLVDWFNVKFFDEVTNWLIREKVYKRFAPPGGAPDMDVVRVARANIRHHMRYIGYLTNARNWLAGDRLTYADFAAAAHISCADYLGDAPWDEDEAAKHWYQRIKSRPAFRPLLSYRAPGLTPGRYYAELDF encoded by the coding sequence ATGCCCACGCTTTATCATCACCCGCTCTGCCCCCATTCGCGATTTGTCCGGCTCGTCCTGTCCGAATATGGAATAGACGCTACGCTCATCGAGGAGCGCGTGAGCGACCGCCGCCCTGAGTTTCTCGCGCTTGACCCCGCTGGCCGCACGCCGGTCTTCATTGACGATAACGGCCTTGTCGCGCCCGGCGCCAATCTCATCGCCGAATATATCGACGAGACCTATGGCGCCGAACGTGGCGCGCAACGACTCCTGCCGCAAGAAATGGCGGAGCGCATTGAAACGCGTCGGCTCGTCGACTGGTTCAACGTCAAGTTTTTCGACGAGGTCACGAACTGGCTGATCAGGGAGAAAGTTTACAAGCGCTTTGCGCCTCCGGGCGGCGCGCCGGATATGGACGTGGTGCGTGTGGCGCGCGCCAACATTCGCCACCATATGCGCTACATTGGTTATCTCACCAATGCGCGCAACTGGCTCGCGGGCGATCGTTTGACTTATGCTGACTTCGCGGCGGCCGCCCATATCTCCTGCGCCGATTATCTTGGCGATGCGCCGTGGGACGAGGATGAGGCGGCGAAGCACTGGTATCAACGCATCAAATCACGCCCCGCGTTTCGTCCGCTGCTGTCCTATCGGGCGCCAGGACTGACGCCCGGCCGCTACTATGCGGAACTGGATTTCTGA
- a CDS encoding HAD-IC family P-type ATPase has translation MQPSAEANEYWAIGADAALQRHGVTRLGLSKAEAERRLAVHGPNRLPAGRRRSALMRFALQFHNVLIYVLLAASVVTALMQHWIDTAVIVAVVVINAFIGFIQEGKAEEAMEAVRNMLSLHATVIRDGQRVVIDAADVAPGDIVYVQSGDKVPADIRLIRAKSLKVQESALTGESLPVDKDPAPVMADVPLGDRAPMAYSGTVVTYGQGTGVVVATGAATEIGRINAMLSEVETLTTPLLQRMDEFARWLTVVILVVSAAVFAFGALVWNFDAGEMFMAAVGLAVSAIPEGLPAIITITLAIGVERMARRKAIIRQLPAVETLGAVSTICSDKTGTLTLNELIVRSIVISGGTYDTTGSGYDPHGGFLRNGKDVVVREDIHLTAALRPLALCNDAVLREIDGAWSVEGDPTEGALLAAAVKGGVNLEKLALELPRTDEIPFESQHRFMATLHHDHDGAGYIFVKGAPERLLEMCFWEQDVRGEQRPLDCACWLDRITEMATRGQRVLAVASKKAEEGQQQLAFGDVESGLVFVGLIGLIDPPRPEAVEAIRACASAGMSVKMITGDHAATAMAIARELGLERCDSVLTGRDLDALGDEELSEAVSVTTVFARTSPEHKLRLVQALQKRGEVVAMTGDGVNDAPALKRADIGIAMGVKGTEAAKEAAEMVLADDNFASIVHAVHEGRVVYENLKKTILYILPTNGGEGLTVIAAIAMGETLPVTPVQILWINLITAVTLGLALAFEPPSKGVMLRPPRPSGEPILSRYFIWRIVFVSFLMLLATFGLYELEKARGMGLDSARTVAVNTLVACEVAYLFNARFLSESSFSLKALFGSRAVLISVAIVVVLQAMFTYAPFMQALFNTTALDPEIWWHIAGASVVLFLLVEVEKAIFRSPAKAPSAPRAPATTATGAVAVVAPGDWVRPVVAGLLGLLIIVASGAFYLHTRASLTREEASAGRTVVVSGVIAPVTQTPIEAPAAGVVATLSCEVGAQVEKGETCGTLDVRSFDEAFARAQSALAAAERRLAHRQSAQARAQANLQRLEARSASRAAGRNALANARGVLTRAQAQVERAEAEVALRREAVTKAEAGRAGAAIVAPIAGFVLERKAAVGARVETGAPLFMIGDAKTVRLRVKAEGEGALTIAPGAEAVVTSDSVPGRTFSGKVTEARRTESGESVDVIVEVDNRELALQPGMEVSARIGIVESEASSTGL, from the coding sequence ATGCAGCCTTCGGCCGAAGCGAACGAATATTGGGCGATCGGAGCCGATGCGGCGCTCCAGCGCCACGGCGTAACCCGTTTGGGCCTGAGCAAGGCTGAGGCGGAACGGCGGCTCGCCGTCCATGGCCCCAATCGCCTTCCGGCCGGCAGGCGGCGCAGCGCGCTCATGCGCTTCGCGCTGCAATTCCACAACGTGTTGATTTATGTGCTGCTCGCGGCTTCCGTCGTGACGGCTCTCATGCAGCACTGGATCGACACCGCCGTCATCGTCGCGGTCGTCGTCATCAACGCCTTCATCGGATTCATTCAGGAGGGCAAGGCCGAAGAGGCCATGGAGGCCGTCCGCAACATGCTGTCGCTCCATGCGACGGTCATTCGAGACGGGCAGCGCGTCGTCATCGACGCGGCCGATGTCGCGCCTGGCGACATCGTCTATGTCCAATCGGGCGACAAGGTTCCGGCGGACATCCGTCTCATCCGGGCCAAATCTCTGAAAGTGCAGGAGTCGGCGCTCACCGGCGAGTCGCTGCCGGTCGACAAGGACCCGGCGCCGGTCATGGCGGATGTGCCGCTCGGAGATCGGGCTCCGATGGCCTATTCGGGAACCGTCGTGACCTACGGCCAGGGAACGGGCGTCGTTGTCGCCACGGGCGCCGCGACCGAGATCGGGCGCATCAACGCCATGCTGTCCGAGGTGGAGACGCTTACCACTCCCTTATTGCAGCGCATGGATGAATTCGCACGCTGGCTCACGGTCGTCATTCTGGTCGTGTCCGCCGCCGTTTTCGCTTTTGGCGCGCTGGTCTGGAATTTTGACGCCGGCGAGATGTTCATGGCGGCGGTCGGGCTCGCCGTTTCGGCGATCCCGGAAGGATTGCCGGCGATCATCACCATTACGCTGGCGATCGGCGTGGAGCGCATGGCGCGGCGCAAGGCGATCATCCGCCAACTGCCGGCGGTCGAGACGCTCGGTGCGGTGAGCACGATCTGCTCTGACAAGACCGGCACGCTGACGCTCAACGAGTTGATCGTGCGCTCGATCGTCATCTCCGGCGGGACCTACGACACGACCGGATCGGGATACGATCCGCATGGCGGCTTCTTGCGCAATGGCAAGGATGTCGTGGTCCGCGAGGACATTCACCTGACCGCGGCTTTGCGCCCTCTTGCGCTCTGCAATGACGCCGTGCTGCGCGAAATTGACGGCGCCTGGAGCGTCGAGGGCGATCCCACCGAAGGCGCCTTGCTCGCCGCCGCCGTCAAAGGCGGCGTCAACCTGGAAAAGCTGGCGCTGGAACTGCCGCGCACGGACGAAATTCCTTTTGAGTCGCAGCATCGCTTCATGGCGACGCTGCATCACGACCATGACGGCGCTGGCTATATTTTCGTCAAAGGCGCGCCTGAGCGGCTGCTTGAAATGTGCTTCTGGGAGCAGGACGTGCGCGGAGAGCAGCGTCCGCTCGACTGCGCCTGCTGGCTCGACCGCATCACTGAGATGGCCACGCGGGGGCAACGGGTTTTGGCGGTCGCCTCCAAGAAAGCCGAAGAGGGTCAGCAGCAACTCGCATTCGGCGACGTTGAAAGCGGGCTCGTCTTTGTCGGTCTCATTGGCCTGATCGATCCGCCGCGCCCCGAGGCCGTCGAGGCGATCCGCGCATGCGCGTCCGCCGGCATGTCCGTCAAAATGATCACTGGCGACCACGCCGCGACGGCGATGGCCATCGCCCGCGAGCTCGGCCTGGAGCGGTGCGATTCAGTGCTCACCGGCCGCGACCTCGACGCCTTAGGCGACGAGGAGCTCAGCGAGGCGGTGAGCGTCACGACGGTGTTCGCGCGCACCAGTCCCGAACATAAGCTGCGACTCGTTCAGGCGTTGCAGAAGCGCGGCGAAGTCGTCGCGATGACCGGCGACGGCGTCAACGACGCGCCTGCATTGAAGCGCGCCGACATCGGCATCGCCATGGGCGTCAAAGGCACCGAGGCGGCGAAAGAGGCCGCGGAGATGGTGCTTGCCGACGACAATTTCGCATCGATCGTGCACGCGGTGCATGAGGGCCGCGTCGTATACGAAAATTTGAAGAAGACGATCCTCTACATCTTGCCGACCAATGGCGGCGAGGGCCTCACGGTGATCGCGGCGATCGCGATGGGCGAGACCCTGCCGGTGACGCCCGTACAGATCCTGTGGATCAATCTGATCACCGCGGTCACGCTCGGTCTTGCGCTCGCGTTCGAGCCGCCGTCGAAGGGAGTCATGCTGCGCCCGCCGCGCCCGTCGGGCGAACCGATCCTCTCCCGCTACTTCATCTGGCGCATCGTCTTCGTCTCTTTCCTGATGCTGCTCGCGACGTTCGGCCTCTATGAATTGGAGAAGGCGCGCGGCATGGGGCTCGACAGCGCTCGGACGGTCGCGGTCAATACGTTGGTCGCCTGCGAGGTCGCTTATCTTTTCAACGCGCGTTTCCTTTCCGAGTCGTCCTTCTCGTTGAAGGCGCTGTTTGGCAGCCGCGCAGTGTTGATTTCCGTCGCCATCGTCGTCGTGCTGCAGGCCATGTTCACTTACGCGCCCTTTATGCAGGCGCTGTTCAACACCACTGCGCTCGACCCGGAGATATGGTGGCATATCGCGGGCGCGAGCGTCGTGCTGTTCCTGCTCGTCGAGGTCGAGAAGGCCATTTTCCGTTCGCCCGCCAAGGCCCCTAGTGCGCCTCGCGCGCCTGCAACGACGGCGACTGGCGCAGTCGCCGTCGTCGCGCCCGGCGATTGGGTCCGACCGGTCGTCGCCGGTTTACTGGGGCTGCTCATCATTGTCGCGAGCGGCGCGTTCTATCTTCACACGCGTGCCAGTCTCACGCGTGAAGAAGCGTCAGCTGGTCGAACGGTCGTCGTCAGCGGCGTGATCGCCCCGGTCACGCAGACGCCGATCGAGGCGCCTGCGGCAGGCGTCGTCGCGACGCTCTCTTGCGAGGTCGGCGCGCAAGTGGAGAAGGGCGAGACATGCGGGACGCTCGATGTGCGTTCGTTCGATGAAGCGTTCGCGCGCGCGCAAAGCGCGCTGGCGGCTGCTGAGCGGAGACTGGCGCACCGCCAGAGCGCACAGGCGAGGGCGCAGGCGAATCTCCAAAGACTGGAGGCGCGTTCTGCAAGTCGCGCTGCCGGCCGCAACGCGCTTGCCAATGCGCGAGGCGTCTTAACGCGCGCGCAAGCGCAAGTCGAACGCGCCGAAGCGGAAGTCGCTCTGCGCCGCGAGGCGGTGACGAAGGCGGAGGCGGGTCGAGCCGGCGCCGCGATTGTCGCGCCGATTGCAGGTTTTGTCTTAGAGCGAAAGGCTGCTGTCGGCGCGCGTGTTGAAACGGGCGCGCCGCTATTCATGATTGGCGACGCCAAGACCGTTCGGCTTCGGGTGAAGGCGGAGGGCGAGGGCGCTTTGACGATTGCGCCGGGCGCAGAGGCGGTCGTGACAAGCGACTCGGTCCCTGGCCGGACGTTTTCAGGAAAGGTGACCGAGGCGCGCCGAACAGAATCGGGCGAGTCCGTCGACGTCATCGTCGAGGTCGATAATCGAGAGTTGGCGCTTCAACCGGGAATGGAGGTTTCGGCGCGCATCGGAATTGTGGAGAGCGAAGCCTCATCGACCGGCCTGTGA
- a CDS encoding peptidase encodes MTYCCGILVRDGLVMIADTRTNAGLDNISTFRKLYSFERPGERVLMLASSGNLSVTQGVVNLICDGIEHPESGVVENVMNTPNMLHAAQLVGRAVRLSRSQMGNAEGEPAAQGVSFDVSLLLGGQIAGGPLRLFMIYTAGNSIECTPDTNYLQIGEHKYGKPILDRAVTYDTDIYDALKIGLISMDSTMRSNLSVGMPIDIALLRRDALQTEVATRIGANDPYFRDLRVSWSKALREAHMAIPKPPYSGHDA; translated from the coding sequence ATGACCTATTGTTGCGGCATCCTCGTGCGCGATGGACTGGTGATGATCGCCGATACGCGCACCAATGCCGGGCTCGACAACATCTCCACGTTCCGGAAGCTGTATTCTTTCGAACGGCCGGGCGAGCGCGTGCTGATGCTTGCGAGCTCCGGCAATCTCTCGGTCACGCAGGGCGTCGTAAATCTGATTTGCGACGGGATCGAGCATCCCGAGAGCGGCGTCGTCGAAAACGTCATGAACACGCCAAACATGCTGCATGCCGCGCAGCTCGTTGGGCGTGCGGTGCGCCTTTCTCGGTCCCAGATGGGCAACGCCGAGGGGGAGCCTGCGGCGCAGGGCGTCAGCTTCGACGTGTCCCTGCTTCTCGGCGGTCAGATCGCCGGGGGGCCGCTCCGGCTTTTCATGATCTATACCGCCGGCAACAGCATCGAATGCACGCCGGACACCAATTATCTGCAGATCGGCGAGCACAAATATGGAAAGCCCATTCTCGACCGCGCCGTCACCTATGACACCGACATTTATGACGCGCTGAAGATCGGGCTCATTTCGATGGATTCGACCATGCGGTCGAATCTTTCGGTCGGCATGCCAATCGATATCGCGCTGCTGCGTCGCGACGCGCTGCAGACGGAGGTCGCGACCAGGATCGGTGCGAACGATCCGTATTTTCGCGATTTGCGCGTGAGCTGGTCGAAAGCGCTGCGCGAGGCGCATATGGCGATCCCCAAGCCGCCCTACAGCGGCCACGACGCGTGA
- a CDS encoding ArsC/Spx/MgsR family protein: MAHVIFYEKPGCAGNALQKALLVASGHEVEARNLLTEPWSMSSLRPYFGAKPVPEWFNASSPRIKSGEIDPDKVTPQQALVMMIVDPVLIRRPLMRIGDHCEAGFDSAAVDAWIGLKRTDETVSDVCVRSIANDAF, encoded by the coding sequence ATGGCTCATGTCATCTTTTACGAAAAGCCGGGCTGCGCCGGCAATGCGCTGCAAAAGGCGCTGCTCGTCGCCTCTGGACATGAAGTCGAGGCGCGCAACCTTTTGACCGAGCCTTGGAGCATGTCCAGCCTGCGTCCCTATTTCGGCGCCAAGCCCGTGCCTGAATGGTTCAACGCCTCGTCCCCGCGCATAAAATCTGGCGAGATCGACCCAGACAAAGTCACGCCGCAACAGGCGCTGGTGATGATGATCGTCGATCCCGTCCTCATCCGTCGCCCGCTGATGCGCATCGGCGATCATTGCGAGGCGGGTTTCGACTCGGCCGCGGTTGATGCGTGGATCGGATTGAAGCGGACCGATGAAACGGTCAGCGACGTGTGCGTGCGCTCCATCGCCAACGACGCCTTCTAG
- a CDS encoding class II aldolase/adducin family protein, which produces MDEHDARTEIVDAAQEMERLGLNHGSAGNLSLRVGDAALVTPSGVPSRELSPELIARMPLDGDGAFDGPLPPSSEWRFHLDIYRARPDVNAIAHMHSPYATTIATLRRDIPAVHYMIAAFGGPTVRCVDYAPYGTAELSRLVVAGLADRDGVLLANHGAIVTGATMRRALWRAAELEALAQVFYFGALAGKPVVLSDDEIMRTVERFKTYGTRES; this is translated from the coding sequence ATGGACGAACATGACGCCCGCACGGAGATTGTTGACGCCGCACAAGAGATGGAGCGGCTGGGTCTCAATCACGGCTCTGCGGGCAATTTGTCCCTGCGCGTCGGCGACGCCGCGCTCGTCACGCCGAGCGGCGTTCCCAGCCGTGAACTCTCGCCCGAACTGATCGCGCGCATGCCGCTTGACGGCGATGGCGCTTTCGACGGCCCGCTGCCGCCGTCGAGCGAGTGGCGCTTTCACCTCGACATTTATCGCGCGCGGCCGGACGTCAACGCCATCGCGCATATGCATTCGCCCTATGCGACGACGATCGCGACCTTGCGGCGCGATATTCCGGCCGTCCATTACATGATCGCGGCCTTCGGCGGCCCGACCGTGCGCTGCGTCGATTACGCGCCCTACGGCACCGCTGAACTGTCGCGACTCGTCGTGGCGGGGCTAGCGGATCGCGATGGCGTGCTCCTCGCCAATCATGGCGCCATCGTCACCGGCGCGACGATGCGCAGAGCATTGTGGCGCGCCGCCGAGCTCGAAGCGCTTGCGCAAGTCTTCTACTTCGGCGCGCTCGCCGGCAAACCCGTCGTGCTTTCAGATGATGAGATCATGCGCACGGTCGAACGCTTCAAAACTTACGGAACGCGCGAGAGTTAG